In Sphaerospermopsis torques-reginae ITEP-024, the genomic window GCAATAATTGTTACTGAGTTACCCTACCAAACCAACAAAGCGGCATTAATTGAAAAAATTGCCGAGTTGGTGAATGATAAGAAAATTGATGGTATTGCAGATATCCGAGATGAGAGCGATCGGGATGGAATGCGGATCGTAATTGAATTGAAACGCGATGCTTATCCCCGTGTGGTTTTAAATAACCTTTATAAACAAACTCCATTACAATCTAACTTTGGCGCGAATATGTTGGCGTTGGTAAATGGAGAACCACAAATACTCACCCTGAAAAACTTCCTCAACGTCTTTTTAGATTTTCGCATTGAAACTATTAACAGACGTACCCGTTACCAACTGAGAAAGGCAGAGGAAAGAGATCATCTATTACAAGGTTTATTAATTGCCTTATCTCATTTAGATGCAATTATAAACCTAATTAGGAGCGCCCCAGATGCACCCACAGCAAAAGGTGAATTAATTAGTAGCTATGGACTTTCCGAAGTTCAAGCGGATGCAATTTTACAGATGCAGTTGCGGCGGTTAACAGCCTTAGAAGCTGATAAAATTCGCTTAGAACACGAAGAATTGCAAGTACAAATTGCAGATTTGCGGGATATATTGGATAGAAGGGAACGGGTACTGGAAATTATTGAAACCGAAATTACCCAAATTAAAACCCAGTTTGCCACACCGCGACGCACAGCGATCACCCATGCAGAAGGGGAAATAGATGATATTGACTTGATCGCAAATGAGAAAGTTTTGATTTTGGTGACACAACAAGGTTACATCAAACGGATGCCCGTGAATACCTTTGAAGCCCAAAACCGAGCCACCAGAGGTAAAGCCGGTGCTAAAGTCAAAGATGATGATACCATCGAGCATTTTTTAACCTGCTGTGATCATGATAGCGTGTTATTTTTTAGCGATCGCGGCGTAGTTTACAGCCTCAAAGCATATCAAATACCAGAAGGTTCACGCACCAGTCGGGGTACACCCATCGTCCAGATGTTACCCATACCCAAAGAAGAAAAAATCACTTCCATAGTACCCGTAGACGAATTTAGCAGCGAAGAATATTTAGTCATGCTCACGAAAGGTGGTAACATCAAGAAAACCGCCCTGGAAGCATTTAGCAACATTCGCGCTAACGGGTTAATAGCCATCTCCTTAGAAGAAGGCGATCATTTGCGTTGGGTGAGACGTGCCAAAGCAGAAGATAGCGTCATCATTGGTTCAAGACAAGGAATGGCTATTCACTTCCGTTGTGACAACGATCAAATGCGTCCATTAGGTAGAGCAACTCGTGGAGTTAAATCAATGAAACTCAAAGCGGGTGATGAACTGGTAGGAATGGATATATTACCTGCTGCCATTCTTGCAACCTTAAACACAGATGCAGAAACGGAAATAGAAGAAGAAACCGTTGACATAGAAGAAACCGCAGAAAACAGCGAAGAAACCGCCAACAACAGCGGTACAGGTCCCTGGGTATTGATCATCACAATGGGAGGCTATGGAAAGCGCGTACCCGTAGGACAATTTAGACTACAAAACCGCGCCGGACAAGGTATCACCGCCACCAAATTCAAAAACCGTAAAACCAAGGATCAACTAGCAACCCTGCGAATAGTTAACCCCGACGAAGAGATCATGATGGCCACGAATCGCGGTATTATTATCCGCCAATCTGTAAATGCAATTTCCGTACAATCACGTACAGCAACCGGAGTGAGAGTACAGAAACTCGATGAAGATGACGCAATTACCGGAGTAGCAGTAGTTCCCCCCGATGCTGGAGATGCTGAAGATTCCGCCGAGTAAATTTATGAGGGAGAAGTTAAAATACTTACTCCCTTACATAGTAGCTTTAACTAGCGGGGCATTGATGGGGGTGACAGTCGCCCCCGTTGGTGCTTGGTTTTTTGCTTGGGTTGCCCTTGCACCCCTGTGGGTAATAGTTGTTAAATATACTAATAAATCCCTGCCCTCTGCCTTTTTATGGGCGATCGCCTATCATGGAATAGCCCTATCATGGATCACAGGTATTCACCCCATGAAATGGTTAGGTGTACCTTGGTGGCCGAGTTTATTTATTACCTTATTTTGCTGGTCATTTATTAGCCTGTGGGGAGGTTTGTTAGTCTCTCTTTGGGCGTTTTTGATGGTGCGGTTAGATAAACAAAAGCCTTGGTTAAGGGTGTTAATTGGTACTGGTTTATGGTGTGGTTTGGAAAGTTTGTGGAGTTCTGGATCTTTATGGTGGAGTTCTCTTTCTTACACCCAATCACCGCATAATTTGGTAATTTTGCATTTGGGGCAATTTTCTGGACCGAATACGGTAACGGCGGTTATTGTGGCGGTTAATGGTTTGGTTGCGGAGTCTTGGATATATAATCTCACGCAAAGACGCAAAGGCGCAAAGGAAGAAAAGAAAGAAAAGGAAGCAAAGGAAGAAAGAAAAAACTCTGTGTTATCTGTGTCTCTGTGGTTCGTTAATAAATATTTAATTTCAGCTACAATACTGTTAATTATCTCCCATTTTTTGGGGTTTGTTCTTTATTCTCAACCTTTGAATAATCATGAAAATACAGCATTAAAAATAGGCATCATTCAAGGTAATATTCCTAATGAAATTAAGTTGCTTCCTCAAGGATTTAGACGAGCAATTACAAACTATACTAATGGATATTTAACATTAGCAAATCAAGGTGTTGATGGGGTGTTAACTCCTGAAGGTGCTTTACCTTTATATGAACGTAATTTTCAAAATACTCCTTTGTTAAATGCGGTGAAGGATAAAGGGGTTGTAGTTTGGATCGGTGGTTTTGGTGAAAGGGGGAGAAGTTATACTAATAGTTTATTTGGGGTAAATGGTAAAGGGGAAGTTACTAGCAGATATGATAAGTCAAAGCTTGTACCTTTGGGGGAATTTGTTCCTTTTGAAGAAGTTATTGGGGCGTTAGTTCAACGGTTATCTCCTTTGGATGAACATCAAGTACATGGGGCAAAAAATCAAGTTTTTGATACTCCTTTGGGGCGGGTTATTGTGGGTATTTGTTATGAGTCTGCTTTTTCGGAAATCTTTAGATATCAGGCTTTTAATGGGGGTAAATTTATTTTAAGTTCTTCTAATGATGCCCATTATACGGCAGCAATGGCAGATCAACATCATGCCCAGGATATCATGCGAGCAATTGAAACTGATCGATGGGCTGTGAGGGCAACAAATACCGGTTATTCGGCTTTTGTCGATCCTCATGGGAGAACTTTGTGGAAGTCAGGGTATAATAGTTATGAAACTCATGCGGAAATTATTTATCCTCGGCAAAGTCAGACTTTATATGTGCGTTGGGGTGATTGGTTGATGCCTTTGTTGTTGGTTTTGGGATTTTTGCGGTGGTTTGTAGGTAATATCAAATCCGGTTAAACGCACATAGTTTCAATGTTTCAATCTCTTAACAAAAAGGTTTGTAGCTGATTTTGAGTGTGTTTTTTAGACGGATTTGATATTATTGGTAATTGGGTAGTGACTACGAATTATGAATTATTTTGTTTCTCTCCAGAAGCCCGAATTAATTCAGCTACAACCGCCACGGTAGCGGTAATAGAAATTAACATGACGCTGAGGGCGTTAATATCTGGTTTGACTCCAGTTCTGATGCGGCTAAATATTTCCATTGGTAGGGTATTAGAACCGCTACCTGCTGTAAAACTGGAGATGAGAAAGTCGTCTAAACTGAGGACGAAAGCTAGTAAACAACCAGATATAATACCTGGCATTAATTGGGGTAAAACTACTTTAATAAAGGCTTGAATAGGGGTTGCACCTAAGTCTAGTGCGGCTTCTTCTAGGTGGGGATCGAGGTTATTAAGTCGGGATGATACTACTAAACCGATGTAGGCTAGGCAAAAAACTATATGTGCAGCTACAATTGTCCAGATGCTTAGAGGTATGGCAAAAGCAGCTAAACAAACAAGGGTAGAAACTGCGATCGCAATATCAGGAATTAATAATGGTAAATACGATATACCACGATACAATGTTTTTCCTGGAAAATTATAACGTGCCAAACCTACAGCCATCATAGTTCCCAAGACTGCGGAAACAGCAACTGCACTACAGGCTACTAGCAAACTGTTTTTTAAAGCTGATAAAATGCGAGCATCTGTGAATAGTTTTTGATACCATTCTAGAGTGAATCCTTGCCAACTTGCGCTGTAAGGTGACTGGTTAAAGCTATAAAATCCTAGTACCAGGATAGGCAGGTACATAAACAAAAATACCAGTATTGAAAAAACTGCCTGCCATGTCATAGACTTTTTTTTGCTTGAGTGAGGGATATTCATGTTTATATTTAGTTCTTAATTTATTGTATTAGATTATATCATCGTCAGGAGTCAGGAGGTTTTTAATTATAAATGATGAATTATCAATTATCAATTATCAATTATCAATTATCAATTATCAATTATCAATTATCAATTATCAATTGATTAAAAAACGTACTTCTGTAGATCACTGCTACAAACAAATATTCTGACTCCTGACTCCTGACTCCTGACTCCTGACTCCTTGATCTCCTGACTCCTGGAAATCCTGACTCCTTCAAATTACTAATTTACCTCTAAAGTAGAGGAAAATATCCCTACCTAAGATAGACAAAAGATATCAAAGCTCCAGCATAAGATTGTGAAGCTAGTAAAAGTATTAGGTTAATATTTACGAGTTTTTTCTCTGTATTTTTCCAGCAACTTCTTAATGGTTAGGGGGTTAATAATGAGAATTGCCCAGGTTGCTCCACTGTGGGAGAGAGTACCACCTCCAGCTTATGGTGGAATAGAATTAGTCGTGGGTTTGTTAACAGATGAATTAGTCAAAAGAGGACATGAAGTAACATTATTTGCATCAGGAGATTCTCTGACTCTGGCTAAGTTAGTATCAGTTCATCCGCGGGCTTTAAGATTGGATAATACTGTCAAAGATTACAGTATTTATGAATTGCTAAATCTAGCCTCAGTTTATGAACAAGCGGAAAAATTTGATCTTATTCACTCTCATGCAGGACACACACCTTTAGCATACACAAAGTTGGTAAAAACTCCCACAGTTCACACATTGCATGGTATTTTTACTTCTGACAACGAAAAAATCTTTAAATATGCCAAAAAACAGCCTTATGTGAGTATTTCTGATGCCCAAAGAGAACCCAGGTTAGGGTTAAATTATATATCAACAGTGTACAATGGAATTGATGTTAGTAGTTATGAGTTTTATCCTCAACCTTTAGATCCACCATATTTAGCATTCGTGGGCAGAATATCGCCAGAAAAAGGCACACATTTAGCAATTCAAATTGCCAAAAAAACTGGTTGGCAGTTGAAAATAGCAGGTAAGATAGATAGAGTGGATATAGAATATTTTGAGCAGGAAATTAAACCCCAGATTGATGGTAAGCAAATTCAATATTTAGGTGAAGCTAACCACGCAGAAAAAAATACTATCATGGGTTCTGCTTATGCCACTTTATTTCCTATTACTTGGAGAGAACCATTTGGTTTGGTAATGGTAGAATCAATGGCATCGGGTACACCTGTAATTGCGATGCGAATGGGTTCAACTCCCGAAGTAATTGCTGATAAACAAACAGGTTTTCTTTGTAATAATATTCAGGAGTGTATTGAGGCTATTGAGCAAATAGAAAGATTAAACCGTTATGCTTGTAGGCGATATGTAGAAAACCATTTTAGTGTCAAACAAATGACTGATGGTTATGAAGCGGTTTATAAACAAATTATCACAGAGAAATTGGCTGAAGAGAATGGATATTTTCGTAATAGTTTAGTTTATTAAGTTCATTGTCAGAATTAAGGAGTCAGGAGTCAGTAGGGGCAAACCCCCTGTGGTTGCCCTCTGGAGTCAGGAGTCAGGAGGCAGGAGAATGGCTAAGGCCAGGCATTAGTGGAACTTTGGCTTTAGTGATACGCTATCGAAGAGCCAGAACTGAAGAGTAAAATTGGCTTGATAGCTATTAATTACCGTCTAGCCTCACAAAAATTATGACATCGACAATTTCTATCAACGACAGTCAAAAGTTACAACTTTCACCTTTAGAAGTTCCCAACCGTTTATTACTAGGTCCTGGTCCTTCTAACGCCCATCCTGCGGTATTACAGGCTATGAATACCACTCCTTTAGGGCATTTAGATCCGGCATTTTTAGCATTGATGGATGAGATTCAATCTTTGCTACGCTACGTTTGGCAAACGGAAAACCCCCACACGATCGCCGTCAGTGGTACGGGTACAGCAGCGATGGAAGCAACTCTAGCTAACACTGTAGAACCGGGAGACGTAGTTTTAATTGGTGTTGCTGGTTACTTCGGTAATCGTTTGGTAGATATGGCGGGAAGATATGGCGCAGATGTACGCACTATTACTAAACCTTGGGGACAGGTATTTTCTGTAGATGAAATTAAAACAGCGTTAGAAACTCACAAACCGGCAATTTTAGCATTAGTTCATGCAGAAACCTCCACCGGCGCACGTCAACCTTTAGAAGATGTGGGTGAGTTGTGCCGCAAACATGGAACTTTGTTATTAGTGGATACTGTCACCAGCTTGGGTGGTGTTCCCATTTTCTTAGATGAGTGGGGTGTGGACTTAGCTTATAGTTGCAGTCAAAAAGGTTTAGGTTGTTCTCCTGGTGCTTCTCCTTTTACCATGAGTCCCCGTGCAATGGAAAAGTTGCAGAAACGGGAGACTAAAGTTGCAAACTGGTATTTAGATATGTTGTTGTTAGGAAAATATTGGGGTAATGAACGCATATATCATCATACTGCACCGATTAATTTATATTATGGTTTGCGGGAAGCTTTGCGTTTAGTGGCGGAAGAAGGTTTAACAAATTGTTGGCAACGTCATCAAAAAAATGTTGAATATCTTTGGCAAAGATTAGAAGAAATTGGTTTAAAAATGCACGTTGCTAAGGAATATCGTTTACCAACTTTAACTACTGTTTGTATTCCTGATGGGGTAGATGGAAAAGCCGTAGCAAAGCAGTTATTACTAGAACATAATATTGAAGTTGGTGGCGGCTTGGGAGAGTTAGCGGGTAAGGTTTGGCGTGTGGGTTTGATGGGTTTTAATAGTCGTCCTGAAAATGTGGATCGGTTGGTTGAGACTTTGCAGCAGGTTTTGGGTAAGTAGGGTGTTTAGGGTGGGCATTTTGCCCGCCAAGATCATGATTTTTTCACACCAAGATCCAAGGAAGGATGCAAAGAGGAAAAACTTTTTGATCCCAGAATCCCTACCCTGATAGAGTAGGGAGGATATCAAATAAGTCAAATAATTGAGCAGATGCGATCGCCTGGATTGATATCACATCTGATTCAATAGTTAAGACTCCATCTTTTCCTTGACTAACCGCTGATCAGATGCCACTGCCAGTAGTTCTTCTACAATATCCCAAGCTGCTGCACATTCACGAGAAGTATCTCCTTTCACTGCACAAATTCTTCTAGCTTCTTCCCGTGCAGCTTCTATTTCATCCTCAATAAATATGGGTTTTGGATTATCAAACAAATCACTTTTTCTGAGGATATCAGTAATTGATATAATTCCTAACAACTTACCTTTAATTACAGGAGCGCGACGAATACGTGTATTGGCAAACAATCGCGCTACATACTCTACACCAAGCTCAGGATTGACTACAATACAAGGCTTGGTCATAATCTCGTAAACTCGCACTTGTTTAGGGTCTTTACCGTAAGCGGCTACTTTATAAACAATATCAGTTTCTGTTACCATGCCATAGGGATCGTTTTCTGTGCGTGGTTCCACAACTAAAGAACGTAATCCTTTATATTTCATCAAATCCACTGCTTCTGCTACTGTTGCTGAACCACGAATTGTAATCACTTCTGTGGTCATTATGTCTTCTGCTTTCATCATATTTTTATAATTTCCTGTCAATAGTTGGTTGGTTGGAAAATTGGTTGGAAAAATTGTTCGGGTTAATTTGCGGATGTTGATGATTTTTTTCACTCATTCCTTAGATGTTTTCAGATTTTGATCTTTGGTAAATGAGTGTAGTTACCTGTGCAAAAAGTACAAAAAAATGAATTTTGACGTTTAATCTTCGTAAATTCTTGCCTCTGGAGCGTCAGGAAATTCTTCACAATACATTTCAAAAGTGCTTTTGGGATTTTCCACAAAGTCACTTTTTCTGAGGATATCAGTAATTGATATAATTCCTAACAATTTACCTTTAATTACAGGAGCGCGACGAATACCTGTATTGGCAAACAAACGCGCTACATACTCTACACCAAGCTCAGGATTGACTACAACACAAGGCTTGGTCATAATTTCATAAACTCGCACTTGTTTAGGGTCTTTGCCATAGGCACCAACTTTATAAACGATATCAGTTTCTGTGACTATGCCATAGGGGTCGTTTTCTGTGCGTGGTTCGACAACGATAGAGCGCAGTTTCTTATCTTTCATCAGTTTTACTGCTTCTGCTACTGTTGCTGAACCACGAATTGTTACCACTTTTGTGGTCATTATATCTTCAGCCTTCATCATGGTTGAAATCCTTAAAGCAATGAGTATGAATCTGTGGGATTTTGATTTGGTAAATGTTTAAAAATGAGGCTGAGTAGACTATCTGAACACCAGCATTGACTCCTCAGAAATCTCTAAAACCGTTTTAGATGTGGTAGAAGTTCTAAAACTGGTTGGTAATGTCAGGAGAAACCAGAACTTGGTTCATTTTTGAGTCGCTTGTGGGTAGTTTTTGAGTATATTGGTTAAAGCTGCGCTGAATTTTTCATAAGGAGCTATACCAACAATTGTTTCCAATAAGTCACCGTTCTTGAAAAACATAACTGCGGGAATACTGCGGATACCTAATTGTTTGGCAACATTTGGATTTTCACCCACGTCTAATTTGACTACTTTGGCAAGACCTTTGTATTCATCAGCGAGTTTATCCATCAAAGGACTAACCATTTTACAAGGTCCGCACCAAGTTGCTGTGCAGTCTAGTACAACTATTTCGTTATCACTTAATAGTGATTTGAACTCTGTTTCCTGGATATATTCAACTGTTGTCATATCAACTCCTTGTTTAATCTTTTTCAATTTTGATTGGTGGTTGTGAAAGGGAAAACAGTAAAAGATAAGGTGGGATGGCAATGAGTTAATTTCTCTATTGAGAAAAAACTGAGATCAGAATTGCTGTAACCTTGATGAAATAAAAGTTTCAGTCTTTTAATTTTTCTTTGCTTACGCATAAAATACTCGTTTTTTCTGCTTTGTTTTGATGTTACGCCGATAAAATTTGTGGTTCTTGGTTGATTAGTCTTTTGCTAGTATTCAAGGTTTTTTGGTGAATTGTTAAACTCAAATCAGAAAAAGAAGTTTGTAAAAAATGAGTCACTATTTCCACAGGGCGATCGCCATTAATCACTGTTAAACATCCTTGTTGGCGATAATGCTGAATTACGGGTGCAGTATGCTCTTGATAAACTTCTATTCGCTTACAAATAAGTTCAGGTTGATCATCTGAACGCCCCCTTTGCCGCAACCTTTGTACCAAAACATCTGTTGGCACATACAAGCTGAAAACTCGGTCATAAGACTGTCCTAAACTTGCTAATAGTTGATCAAGAAACTGAGCCTGGGATAAATTACCGGGAAATCCATCTAATATCCAACCCCGTTGAGTAGATGAATCAGTTAAGCGTTGGCGGATGAGATCAAAAATTAAATAGTCTGGAACTAATTCACTTTTTTCTACATACGCTTTTGCTTTCAAGCCTAAAGCAGTTTGATTAGCGATCGCCTGACGTAATATTTCACCAGTGGAAATATGCGGAATTTGCCATTGGCTGGACAGTATTGCCCCTTGTGTACCTTTGCCACTACCCGGCACTCCTAGCAAAATCAATCGCATTCCAACACCCCCTATCTTGAAAAGCCTGAAAAATCTGACTCATTTACCAGCAATCACCAGTAATTGATGTACCATGTTGACAGAGGTAATTAAATTCTGAAAACAATGGCTGCTGAAGAATCGAAAGACCACTCCCTCTGGGAAAAACTCAACCAAGCCCGGAAAGCAAAAGCTGCCAGTGGCGGCTATGCTGGCTATGGTTCACCCGCTTTTGGTCAGCAATCAGTTAATGGTGAATTAGTAGACAATCCCGCTGAACAACAGATTATTGAATTAATTCGCCGTCATCACAAGTCAGGAAAATCACTACCACAAATTTCTGCCTGGCTCAATCAGCAAGGATATACCACCAAGCGAGGACATCAGTGGCAACCTGTATCCGTGAAAAGGGTTTTAGACAGGCTTTATGGCAAAATGCAACGAATTTCTGGCATGGGTGAGGACTGATGTAGATATTGCCTCTCAATAGAGCCATATACCTCATATATCTTCCTTTTCCTCTCCAGTTACCTGACCATCTGCCCTTGGATATGCAAGTTTAAATCTTTAACGGTAATTTACCTTTTAAAGCTTATAACCTTTATATAGCGAGCTTTTCTCCCATTTATCTTTTACATCTCTCGTATTATATCTATATTTTGCAGAATTTAATATATTTATTGCTAATAAATTTACAAAACTTCATAATTAGTTTTATCATCCATAATCTATATCTAATAATCTATGCAAATTGATGATCCACTCATTGGCGTTCCCTGCTTGGAAGATGCAATAGATAAGCAACCACTGGTGGTTGCACCCCATACTTCCCTGATAGAAGTTGTAAATTTAATGAATCAGACACGAGGTAATAGTTGCTTATTATCGGATTTTGATGCAGGAATTACCTTTAATTCCATGCAAGGTACACGATCTAGCTGTGTACTCGTCATGGAAAGGAGGGAGTTATTAGGTATTTTCACAGAACGAGATATTGTGAGATTTACGGCTGCGGGTACGGATTTTGCTAGGGTAAAAATAGCTGATGTCATGGCGCATCCAGTAATTACCCTGTCAGAAACTGCATTCAAGGACATCTTTGCCGCACTGTTTTTATTTCGTCGGTATCGTATTCGCCATTTGGTAATCGTCAATGAACAGAAAGAGGTATTAGGAATTATTTCCCCAGAAAGTATTAGACAAATTTTACGCCCCACAAACCTACTAAAAATGAGGCGCGTGTCAGAGGTAATGACAACCCAG contains:
- the gyrA gene encoding DNA topoisomerase (ATP-hydrolyzing) subunit A codes for the protein MTTSQERIIPTDLRQEMSQSYLEYAMSVIVGRALPDARDGLKPVHRRILYAMHELGLLHDRPFRKCARVVGEVLGKYHPHGDTAVYDALVRMAQDFSMRSPLINGHGNFGSIDNDPPAAMRYTECRLQALTSHSLLQDIEAETVDFIDNFDGSQQEPTVLPSRIPQLLLNGSSGIAVGMATNIPSHNLGELIDGLVALIHNPEINDTQLMQYVHGPDFPTGAQILGTSAIKEAYTTGRGSITMRGVATIETISNRNRPDREAIIVTELPYQTNKAALIEKIAELVNDKKIDGIADIRDESDRDGMRIVIELKRDAYPRVVLNNLYKQTPLQSNFGANMLALVNGEPQILTLKNFLNVFLDFRIETINRRTRYQLRKAEERDHLLQGLLIALSHLDAIINLIRSAPDAPTAKGELISSYGLSEVQADAILQMQLRRLTALEADKIRLEHEELQVQIADLRDILDRRERVLEIIETEITQIKTQFATPRRTAITHAEGEIDDIDLIANEKVLILVTQQGYIKRMPVNTFEAQNRATRGKAGAKVKDDDTIEHFLTCCDHDSVLFFSDRGVVYSLKAYQIPEGSRTSRGTPIVQMLPIPKEEKITSIVPVDEFSSEEYLVMLTKGGNIKKTALEAFSNIRANGLIAISLEEGDHLRWVRRAKAEDSVIIGSRQGMAIHFRCDNDQMRPLGRATRGVKSMKLKAGDELVGMDILPAAILATLNTDAETEIEEETVDIEETAENSEETANNSGTGPWVLIITMGGYGKRVPVGQFRLQNRAGQGITATKFKNRKTKDQLATLRIVNPDEEIMMATNRGIIIRQSVNAISVQSRTATGVRVQKLDEDDAITGVAVVPPDAGDAEDSAE
- the lnt gene encoding apolipoprotein N-acyltransferase, with the protein product MREKLKYLLPYIVALTSGALMGVTVAPVGAWFFAWVALAPLWVIVVKYTNKSLPSAFLWAIAYHGIALSWITGIHPMKWLGVPWWPSLFITLFCWSFISLWGGLLVSLWAFLMVRLDKQKPWLRVLIGTGLWCGLESLWSSGSLWWSSLSYTQSPHNLVILHLGQFSGPNTVTAVIVAVNGLVAESWIYNLTQRRKGAKEEKKEKEAKEERKNSVLSVSLWFVNKYLISATILLIISHFLGFVLYSQPLNNHENTALKIGIIQGNIPNEIKLLPQGFRRAITNYTNGYLTLANQGVDGVLTPEGALPLYERNFQNTPLLNAVKDKGVVVWIGGFGERGRSYTNSLFGVNGKGEVTSRYDKSKLVPLGEFVPFEEVIGALVQRLSPLDEHQVHGAKNQVFDTPLGRVIVGICYESAFSEIFRYQAFNGGKFILSSSNDAHYTAAMADQHHAQDIMRAIETDRWAVRATNTGYSAFVDPHGRTLWKSGYNSYETHAEIIYPRQSQTLYVRWGDWLMPLLLVLGFLRWFVGNIKSG
- a CDS encoding ABC transporter permease, producing the protein MYLPILVLGFYSFNQSPYSASWQGFTLEWYQKLFTDARILSALKNSLLVACSAVAVSAVLGTMMAVGLARYNFPGKTLYRGISYLPLLIPDIAIAVSTLVCLAAFAIPLSIWTIVAAHIVFCLAYIGLVVSSRLNNLDPHLEEAALDLGATPIQAFIKVVLPQLMPGIISGCLLAFVLSLDDFLISSFTAGSGSNTLPMEIFSRIRTGVKPDINALSVMLISITATVAVVAELIRASGEKQNNS
- a CDS encoding glycosyltransferase family 4 protein; amino-acid sequence: MRIAQVAPLWERVPPPAYGGIELVVGLLTDELVKRGHEVTLFASGDSLTLAKLVSVHPRALRLDNTVKDYSIYELLNLASVYEQAEKFDLIHSHAGHTPLAYTKLVKTPTVHTLHGIFTSDNEKIFKYAKKQPYVSISDAQREPRLGLNYISTVYNGIDVSSYEFYPQPLDPPYLAFVGRISPEKGTHLAIQIAKKTGWQLKIAGKIDRVDIEYFEQEIKPQIDGKQIQYLGEANHAEKNTIMGSAYATLFPITWREPFGLVMVESMASGTPVIAMRMGSTPEVIADKQTGFLCNNIQECIEAIEQIERLNRYACRRYVENHFSVKQMTDGYEAVYKQIITEKLAEENGYFRNSLVY
- a CDS encoding alanine--glyoxylate aminotransferase family protein; the encoded protein is MTSTISINDSQKLQLSPLEVPNRLLLGPGPSNAHPAVLQAMNTTPLGHLDPAFLALMDEIQSLLRYVWQTENPHTIAVSGTGTAAMEATLANTVEPGDVVLIGVAGYFGNRLVDMAGRYGADVRTITKPWGQVFSVDEIKTALETHKPAILALVHAETSTGARQPLEDVGELCRKHGTLLLVDTVTSLGGVPIFLDEWGVDLAYSCSQKGLGCSPGASPFTMSPRAMEKLQKRETKVANWYLDMLLLGKYWGNERIYHHTAPINLYYGLREALRLVAEEGLTNCWQRHQKNVEYLWQRLEEIGLKMHVAKEYRLPTLTTVCIPDGVDGKAVAKQLLLEHNIEVGGGLGELAGKVWRVGLMGFNSRPENVDRLVETLQQVLGK
- a CDS encoding CBS domain-containing protein, whose amino-acid sequence is MMKAEDIMTTEVITIRGSATVAEAVDLMKYKGLRSLVVEPRTENDPYGMVTETDIVYKVAAYGKDPKQVRVYEIMTKPCIVVNPELGVEYVARLFANTRIRRAPVIKGKLLGIISITDILRKSDLFDNPKPIFIEDEIEAAREEARRICAVKGDTSRECAAAWDIVEELLAVASDQRLVKEKMES
- a CDS encoding CBS domain-containing protein; this encodes MMKAEDIMTTKVVTIRGSATVAEAVKLMKDKKLRSIVVEPRTENDPYGIVTETDIVYKVGAYGKDPKQVRVYEIMTKPCVVVNPELGVEYVARLFANTGIRRAPVIKGKLLGIISITDILRKSDFVENPKSTFEMYCEEFPDAPEARIYED
- the trxA gene encoding thioredoxin, with translation MTTVEYIQETEFKSLLSDNEIVVLDCTATWCGPCKMVSPLMDKLADEYKGLAKVVKLDVGENPNVAKQLGIRSIPAVMFFKNGDLLETIVGIAPYEKFSAALTNILKNYPQATQK
- a CDS encoding adenylate kinase; protein product: MRLILLGVPGSGKGTQGAILSSQWQIPHISTGEILRQAIANQTALGLKAKAYVEKSELVPDYLIFDLIRQRLTDSSTQRGWILDGFPGNLSQAQFLDQLLASLGQSYDRVFSLYVPTDVLVQRLRQRGRSDDQPELICKRIEVYQEHTAPVIQHYRQQGCLTVINGDRPVEIVTHFLQTSFSDLSLTIHQKTLNTSKRLINQEPQILSA
- a CDS encoding recombinase family protein, with the protein product MAAEESKDHSLWEKLNQARKAKAASGGYAGYGSPAFGQQSVNGELVDNPAEQQIIELIRRHHKSGKSLPQISAWLNQQGYTTKRGHQWQPVSVKRVLDRLYGKMQRISGMGED